From the Tribolium castaneum strain GA2 chromosome 2, icTriCast1.1, whole genome shotgun sequence genome, one window contains:
- the LOC100142252 gene encoding uncharacterized protein LOC100142252, with protein sequence MGRHRYRGNVDSDDSDSSDDEPRPKRSAPGVSTTVNSPPVSAESARIARLEQLVENLNRRLLNRNFEHTSGQVGIKIDLIPEFAPGNPNFSTTKWLHKIDQLALVNGWDERTTIYGMISRLKGLAKEWYDNLDPSAYDRSWDEWKRLLQATFPDHHDYASTLRKLVNRVKEDGETWAQYYFGKLNLLQACDITGTNAVSCLIDGITDVTLRNGARAGRYVTPESLYAEYLSTLRSEGDKRDTLAKQAPRERRRFLPSRVEAQKLYSSVRCYNCRNRGHVATKCPKPRIECKKCGRIGHVDAECRRGNVVKENMSKQALTTSVADASNNKNYYIDIKVNGKPTRAYIDSGAEPVLVKQSVARELGLMWQPSLHLIRGYGQGITKVHGEVEVELEVDLVKANVKALIVEDSAQRVPVIVGQTFLNAGANTIIANEEAVRVVDGNNESIQAFLGQLPTRKVALWAEEETVIPPQSIGCIRIKAKDDGWKGAYYVEGCQRPRPGFEHVVHRCVTCDGGLVTVRNLSHQDLVYRKAQIVARAEPCEQERTATTKHRWFPEDVEHGSVADC encoded by the coding sequence GCGCCTGGGGTCTCCACTACAGTAAATTCACCCCCAGTTTCGGCCGAATCCGCTAGAATCGCGAGACTTGAGCAACTCGTGGAAAACTTGAATCGACGTTTGCTAAACCGCAATTTTGAGCACACATCAGGACAAGTTGGCATTAAAATTGACTTGATTCCTGAATTCGCTCCAGGAAACCCCAATTTTAGTACCACTAAGTGGTTGCATAAAATTGACCAATTGGCTCTCGTGAACGGTTGGGACGAACGTACAACGATTTACGGCATGATAAGTCGACTCAAGGGGTTGGCCAAGGAGTGGTACGACAATCTCGATCCCTCAGCATACGACCGGAGCTGGGATGAATGGAAACGTTTGTTACAAGCCACCTTCCCCGATCACCACGATTATGCTTCCACACTTCGTAAGCTAGTGAATAGGGTGAAGGAAGATGGTGAAACCTGGGCACAATattattttgggaaattaaATCTGTTGCAGGCTTGTGACATAACAGGAACGAATGCAGTCTCCTGTCTTATTGATGGAATCACTGACGTGACTCTCAGAAATGGGGCTAGAGCAGGGCGTTACGTTACACCCGAAAGCTTGTACGCTGAGTATTTGTCGACTCTGAGATCCGAAGGTGACAAGCGGGATACGCTCGCAAAGCAGGCGCCTCGGGAAAGGAGGAGGTTCCTTCCAAGTCGAGTCGAAGCACAAAAACTGTATTCGTCAGTTCGGTGTTACAATTGTCGTAATCGAGGACATGTTGCGACAAAGTGCCCGAAACCAAGAATTGAGTGCAAGAAATGTGGTCGCATTGGACATGTGGATGCTGAGTGCCGACGTGGTAACgtagtaaaagaaaacatgTCTAAGCAGGCACTAACGACAAGTGTAGCTGACgcaagtaataataagaattattaCATAGACATTAAGGTCAATGGTAAGCCGACGCGAGCTTACATTGACTCAGGAGCTGAACCGGTCCTTGTCAAGCAAAGTGTTGCTAGAGAATTGGGACTGATGTGGCAGCCAAGTTTACATTTGATTCGTGGTTATGGCCAGGGAATCACCAAAGTGCATGGGGAAGTCGAAGTAGAGCTAGAAGTGGATCTTGTCAAGGCAAACGTAAAAGCTTTGATCGTCGAAGACAGTGCACAACGTGTGCCTGTCATAGTGGGACAGACCTTCCTGAATGCGGGTGCTAATACGATTATAGCAAATGAGGAAGCTGTGAGAGTAGTTGACGGAAACAACGAATCGATCCAAGCATTTCTAGGCCAACTTCCGACACGAAAAGTTGCACTTTGGGCGGAAGAGGAAACAGTGATCCCTCCTCAATCCATTGGTTGCATACGAATCAAGGCAAAAGACGATGGGTGGAAAGGAGCTTATTACGTTGAAGGGTGTCAACGTCCGAGACCAGGGTTCGAACACGTTGTTCATCGGTGTGTCACATGTGATGGAGGCCTAGTGACCGTTCGCAATCTATCGCACCAAGATCTGGTCTATCGAAAGGCGCAAATCGTTGCGAGAGCTGAGCCTTGCGAGCAGGAAAGGACAGCTACGACG